Proteins from a single region of Halorubrum sp. 2020YC2:
- a CDS encoding ArsR family transcriptional regulator has protein sequence MPSDGPDREFGLAEGFSTDLDAEPADERVYRVALQLYEPAGVSAIAERASCAPDTARRHLKRLADIGVVERVSESPLTFARNESYFEWRLRNRLEALSRDELHERLAELTERESAFRERFDAESPTDVDAFDHAEYDDVETVWLALSEWHTVRERIDRLEAVRRDRGSDSAPGENAA, from the coding sequence ATGCCCTCTGACGGTCCAGACCGAGAGTTCGGACTCGCCGAGGGGTTCAGCACGGATCTCGACGCCGAGCCCGCCGACGAGCGCGTGTACCGGGTCGCGCTCCAGCTGTACGAGCCGGCGGGCGTGTCGGCAATCGCCGAGCGCGCCTCGTGCGCTCCGGACACCGCCCGGCGACATCTCAAGCGGCTGGCCGATATCGGCGTCGTCGAACGCGTCTCGGAGTCGCCGCTCACGTTCGCCCGCAACGAGTCGTACTTCGAGTGGCGACTTCGGAACCGGCTCGAGGCCCTATCGCGCGACGAGCTCCACGAGAGGCTCGCCGAGCTCACCGAGCGCGAGTCCGCGTTTCGCGAGCGCTTCGACGCCGAGTCGCCGACCGACGTGGACGCGTTCGACCACGCGGAGTACGACGACGTCGAGACGGTGTGGCTCGCGTTGAGCGAGTGGCACACCGTCAGGGAACGGATCGACCGGCTGGAGGCGGTCCGTCGCGACCGCGGCTCGGACTCCGCTCCCGGGGAGAACGCCGCGTGA
- a CDS encoding DUF433 domain-containing protein codes for MGIVRDSDHSDGAPTVGATGIRVKDVASAYEHSGYSPDEITQLYPDLTLGDVHRALAYYYDHIDDFRSSSSEPASA; via the coding sequence ATGGGAATCGTTCGGGATAGCGACCATAGTGACGGGGCGCCGACCGTCGGAGCGACGGGAATCCGCGTGAAAGACGTCGCGTCAGCGTACGAACACAGCGGGTACAGCCCCGACGAGATCACGCAGCTGTACCCCGATCTTACGCTCGGCGACGTTCACCGAGCGCTCGCGTACTACTACGACCACATCGACGACTTCCGGTCGTCGTCCTCCGAGCCGGCCTCCGCATGA
- a CDS encoding DUF2080 family transposase-associated protein translates to MSTIYDGVASFTVEGEEVLEREVKPFGSGGAHITIPKRWLGANVKVVRTSEPTKPEE, encoded by the coding sequence ATGTCCACTATATATGATGGCGTGGCGTCATTCACAGTTGAAGGCGAAGAGGTTCTTGAGCGGGAAGTGAAGCCCTTCGGGAGTGGTGGTGCTCATATCACTATCCCGAAGCGGTGGCTCGGGGCAAATGTGAAAGTAGTCCGTACCTCCGAGCCTACCAAACCCGAAGAGTAA
- a CDS encoding UPF0175 family protein, whose amino-acid sequence MSSIDLPAGVLDAIAAPPADREPIVRQELAVSLYRAEYLSFGTARELAGLSKAEFHRLLGEREVERHWAAADLALDVEYARE is encoded by the coding sequence ATGAGTAGTATCGATCTGCCCGCCGGGGTGCTGGACGCGATCGCGGCACCGCCGGCGGACCGCGAGCCCATCGTTCGGCAGGAGCTCGCCGTGTCGCTGTATCGAGCGGAGTACCTCTCCTTCGGGACGGCGCGAGAACTGGCCGGTCTCTCAAAGGCGGAGTTCCATCGGCTGCTCGGAGAGCGGGAGGTCGAGCGTCACTGGGCCGCGGCGGACCTCGCGCTCGACGTCGAGTACGCTCGTGAATGA
- a CDS encoding UPF0175 family protein, which yields MSGLGADLDAIAAAGGYDDTDAVVEEAVRELLRRRPELRLSLAVEQYRTGAVSCNRGAELAGVSTESFVRELADRGIDREAGFLSEAAREDRLETFLE from the coding sequence ATGTCCGGGCTCGGAGCGGATCTCGATGCCATCGCGGCCGCCGGCGGCTACGACGACACCGACGCCGTGGTCGAGGAGGCCGTCCGTGAGCTGTTGCGTCGGCGTCCGGAGCTTCGGCTCTCGCTCGCGGTCGAGCAGTACCGCACCGGAGCGGTGAGTTGTAACCGGGGTGCCGAACTGGCCGGCGTCTCGACTGAGTCCTTCGTGCGCGAACTCGCGGATCGGGGGATCGACCGGGAGGCCGGATTCCTGAGCGAGGCCGCCCGCGAGGATCGCCTGGAGACGTTCCTCGAGTAG
- a CDS encoding RNA-guided endonuclease TnpB family protein, which yields MNFAYRFRLNPTPNQREQLAWTLDTCRQVRNHFLHRMNRVENPTYTSEQNRLPDLKEWWTELQDVNAKVLQMVVRRLYTDRSNLNKKKEKGYTVGQLKWKGKGNYQSFEYNQSGFELKKTSGQDRLYLNKIGDVPVVAHREIPNNAEVKGVVVKREPTGNWYASLQLETPNDPPEKPDKLTETVGIDVGILNYASDTDGTVVESLDLSDERERLERAQRDLSRKEHGSNNWEEQRKTVARRHADLKRKRRDFLHKLSNYYASEYDLVAVENLDVKGLIELPGNSRNRAGAAWSTFLRMLEYKCKREGTHFVAVDPAGTSKECAACGVETDKPLWVRKHSCPSCGFTADRDRNAAWNILSRGLEQLGAGHSETTPAETALPMGTDSVPVQRVIETGSPDLKKRATPAASE from the coding sequence ATGAACTTCGCCTACAGGTTCCGGCTCAACCCCACGCCCAACCAGCGGGAGCAACTAGCCTGGACGTTGGATACCTGTCGGCAAGTTCGTAATCATTTTCTCCACCGCATGAACCGTGTGGAGAACCCGACATACACGTCTGAACAGAATCGGCTCCCCGACCTCAAGGAGTGGTGGACCGAGCTTCAGGATGTCAACGCAAAGGTCCTTCAGATGGTCGTGCGACGACTCTACACCGATCGATCGAATCTCAATAAAAAGAAAGAGAAGGGGTACACAGTCGGGCAACTGAAGTGGAAGGGTAAAGGGAACTACCAATCTTTTGAGTACAATCAATCTGGCTTCGAGCTCAAGAAAACGAGTGGCCAAGATCGGTTGTACCTCAACAAGATCGGCGATGTACCCGTTGTTGCTCACCGTGAGATTCCGAACAACGCCGAGGTGAAAGGGGTCGTCGTCAAACGCGAGCCGACTGGCAACTGGTATGCCTCACTCCAACTCGAAACACCCAACGACCCACCCGAGAAGCCCGACAAGTTGACAGAGACGGTCGGGATCGATGTCGGTATACTCAACTACGCAAGCGACACCGATGGTACAGTTGTCGAGTCGCTCGACCTCTCAGACGAACGCGAGCGGTTGGAGCGTGCCCAACGTGACCTCTCCCGAAAAGAACACGGGTCGAACAACTGGGAAGAGCAGCGCAAGACCGTCGCTCGGCGTCACGCCGACCTGAAACGGAAGCGCCGCGATTTTCTTCACAAGCTGTCGAATTACTATGCGAGTGAGTATGACCTCGTGGCTGTGGAAAATCTCGACGTGAAGGGGCTGATCGAGCTGCCGGGGAACTCGCGCAACCGTGCGGGAGCGGCATGGAGTACGTTCCTGCGGATGCTGGAATACAAGTGCAAACGCGAAGGCACGCACTTCGTGGCAGTAGACCCGGCAGGGACGAGCAAAGAGTGCGCTGCCTGTGGGGTTGAGACGGACAAGCCACTATGGGTTCGCAAACACTCTTGCCCTTCTTGCGGCTTCACCGCCGACAGAGACCGGAATGCGGCATGGAATATCCTTTCTCGGGGACTCGAGCAGTTAGGAGCGGGACACTCCGAAACAACGCCTGCGGAGACTGCGCTCCCTATGGGGACCGATTCGGTCCCTGTACAGCGCGTCATAGAAACAGGAAGCCCGGACCTGAAGAAGCGAGCCACGCCAGCGGCGAGTGAGTAG
- a CDS encoding type II toxin-antitoxin system RelE/ParE family toxin, with translation MSEYEVLLGDEAREFLDIADEKTRRICSENLGYLAENPYPGRGRGDKEKLPIDGRRDRYRLHISRSYTAIYTVLEDRNEVRVLEIVPIDEAHKRYGF, from the coding sequence ATGTCTGAGTACGAGGTCCTGCTTGGCGACGAGGCTCGGGAGTTTCTCGACATCGCCGACGAGAAGACCCGACGGATCTGTTCGGAGAACCTCGGGTATCTTGCCGAGAATCCGTATCCGGGACGCGGACGCGGGGACAAAGAGAAGCTCCCTATCGACGGTCGCCGTGACCGGTACCGGCTCCACATCTCGCGATCCTACACCGCGATCTACACCGTTCTGGAAGATCGAAACGAGGTGCGCGTACTGGAGATCGTCCCCATCGACGAAGCGCACAAACGGTACGGATTCTGA
- a CDS encoding BGTF surface domain-containing protein, which yields MTNDNTTRKKANAVFFAAVMVVSMVAVGFAAAPAAAVAGSTLDIGAGDDTDLTNQSGTLSDVQVDDDGDTDGTPGMYVFIDENDNGEFDDGEINATNTSTYSESDTDIDIGDLDTSGLDEGTYTVYAVEAGSLSDGDSTFDTDVDLTIDDSSEELRKATHYVSNDSDIGATIELPFTDSVDTNTISGDDVTVGIGGDTFDLDDSELGVSGQSSGGQVFINTSNTVYNNVENVSISGIEDDAGNSVVEDTYDVTYAPSTVDTTADNADTTTFEAFSGENVVLEGDADDTFDIEGPGVDRTRGSGSNSQVYTLDTDDFESGEYNITNSDDEETILELSSLGLEVESDEDEYTTNDDVTVTATSDSIDRSLTAELLDEDGDVVDDTTASIDSDGEAAIDFGEQDTGTYTVEVTDDDAGISAETGEFDVTEAPEGDISFGESFVTEQRGDTANITLDFQGDVETAYLRVGDDDESGYESNITVDSGGEDSVTVAFNTYRAGNASASGDIAYVADEDSDAEITDQNESADDLANMLATGTYPMELSSEGFGAIDDDNSDSVGDLELEERSVDDFQLWTTSSDVFDDVEDTDDITAGVEDDEIVETDSLTEGDVLVHEVSATGFEGIIESQGSFEDVVDNDNVSVNIEQTSDTTSPNRDPKQVDIQQMIDDDEVSFISSEGSYFIAFNADDVQLQDSDREVSFDDAYEVTVEVRDERLLSPDRDDLADADDGLEEFYESISATFDLEEAEGEFDTPVEVEATENQSVTGTTNVAPGQEFTVRLRSDNDVSPGFVQSAEEVTVQADGTFEAEGLDLSDASANDTFTVTAQQATFDAEEDGSVVEATEDGEATFEVSELDPAEASVTAGDDVTVSATIENTGDAEGTQSVALTLDGEELDSSDVTLESDGSQTVEFTASTEGLDAGDYTHGIATDDDEATGTLTVEGDGDGSGDGDGSGDGDGSGDGDGESDGEGDGDGSGDGDGNGTDEGETDSETPGFGALVALVALIAAALLATRRND from the coding sequence ATGACAAACGACAATACCACACGCAAGAAGGCTAACGCGGTCTTCTTCGCGGCGGTCATGGTTGTTTCCATGGTCGCAGTTGGATTTGCCGCCGCTCCCGCAGCTGCGGTGGCTGGTTCCACCCTAGATATTGGTGCCGGTGATGACACCGACCTAACCAATCAGAGTGGAACTCTCAGTGATGTACAAGTTGATGACGATGGAGACACTGACGGTACTCCCGGTATGTACGTCTTCATCGACGAGAACGATAACGGCGAGTTCGATGATGGCGAAATAAATGCCACGAACACTAGTACGTACTCGGAAAGTGACACCGACATCGACATCGGTGACCTCGACACGAGTGGCCTCGATGAGGGTACGTACACTGTCTACGCCGTTGAGGCTGGTAGCCTGAGCGACGGTGACAGCACTTTCGACACGGACGTCGATCTCACCATCGACGATTCCTCCGAGGAACTTCGGAAGGCGACTCACTACGTCAGCAACGATTCTGACATCGGTGCGACCATCGAACTCCCCTTCACGGATTCTGTCGACACCAACACGATCTCTGGTGACGACGTCACCGTCGGGATCGGTGGTGACACGTTCGACCTCGACGATTCCGAACTAGGCGTATCCGGCCAGTCGAGTGGTGGACAGGTCTTCATTAACACGTCGAATACCGTCTACAATAATGTTGAGAACGTGTCTATCTCGGGCATCGAAGACGACGCGGGTAATTCCGTAGTTGAGGACACGTACGACGTGACCTACGCCCCGTCGACGGTCGACACTACCGCTGACAACGCCGACACCACGACGTTCGAGGCCTTCTCCGGCGAGAACGTTGTGCTCGAAGGTGACGCAGATGACACCTTCGACATCGAAGGACCCGGCGTCGACCGGACCCGTGGTTCTGGCTCGAACAGCCAGGTCTACACCCTCGACACGGACGACTTCGAGTCCGGCGAGTACAATATCACCAACAGCGACGACGAAGAGACGATTCTCGAACTCAGCAGCCTCGGCCTCGAAGTCGAGTCTGACGAGGACGAGTACACGACTAACGACGACGTGACGGTGACGGCTACGTCCGACTCCATCGACCGCAGCCTCACGGCAGAGCTGCTCGACGAGGACGGTGACGTTGTCGACGACACCACCGCCTCGATCGACAGCGACGGTGAGGCCGCCATCGACTTTGGCGAGCAGGACACCGGCACGTACACCGTCGAAGTGACGGACGACGACGCCGGAATTTCCGCCGAGACCGGTGAGTTCGACGTCACCGAGGCTCCCGAGGGCGACATCTCCTTTGGGGAGAGCTTCGTGACTGAGCAGCGCGGTGACACTGCGAACATCACGCTCGACTTCCAGGGCGACGTTGAGACCGCCTACCTCCGCGTCGGTGACGACGACGAGTCCGGATACGAGTCCAACATCACCGTCGACTCCGGCGGTGAGGACAGCGTGACCGTCGCGTTCAACACCTACCGCGCTGGCAACGCCAGCGCCTCTGGTGATATCGCGTACGTCGCTGACGAAGACAGCGACGCCGAGATTACTGATCAGAACGAATCCGCCGACGACCTCGCGAACATGCTCGCGACGGGTACGTACCCGATGGAGCTGTCTAGTGAGGGCTTCGGTGCGATCGACGACGACAACTCCGATTCGGTCGGTGACCTCGAACTCGAAGAGCGCTCCGTCGATGACTTCCAGCTGTGGACGACCTCGTCTGACGTCTTCGATGACGTTGAAGACACCGACGACATCACGGCCGGTGTCGAGGATGACGAGATCGTCGAGACCGACTCGCTGACCGAGGGCGACGTGCTCGTCCACGAAGTCAGCGCGACTGGTTTCGAAGGCATCATCGAATCGCAGGGCAGCTTCGAGGATGTCGTCGACAATGATAACGTCAGCGTCAACATCGAACAGACCTCCGACACGACCTCGCCGAACCGCGACCCGAAGCAGGTCGACATCCAGCAGATGATCGACGACGACGAAGTCTCGTTCATCTCGAGTGAGGGATCGTACTTCATCGCGTTCAACGCGGACGATGTCCAGCTTCAGGACAGCGACCGCGAGGTCTCCTTCGACGACGCGTACGAAGTGACCGTTGAGGTCCGCGACGAGCGGCTCCTCAGCCCCGACCGTGACGATCTCGCCGACGCCGACGACGGCCTCGAAGAGTTCTACGAGAGCATCAGCGCTACCTTCGACCTCGAAGAGGCCGAGGGTGAATTCGACACGCCTGTCGAAGTGGAAGCCACCGAGAACCAGTCTGTCACGGGTACGACCAACGTCGCGCCCGGTCAGGAGTTCACGGTCCGCCTCCGCTCCGACAATGATGTCTCGCCTGGCTTCGTCCAGTCCGCCGAGGAAGTGACCGTCCAGGCTGACGGCACGTTCGAGGCCGAAGGGCTCGACCTGAGCGACGCCTCGGCGAACGACACGTTCACTGTGACCGCGCAGCAGGCGACCTTCGACGCTGAGGAAGACGGCTCTGTGGTCGAAGCGACCGAGGACGGCGAGGCGACCTTCGAGGTCTCCGAGCTTGACCCGGCCGAGGCCTCCGTGACCGCTGGTGACGACGTGACCGTTTCGGCCACGATCGAGAACACCGGCGACGCGGAAGGCACCCAGTCCGTCGCGCTCACGCTCGACGGCGAGGAACTCGACTCGAGCGACGTGACGCTCGAATCTGACGGAAGCCAGACTGTCGAGTTCACGGCTAGCACTGAAGGTCTCGACGCCGGCGACTACACGCACGGCATCGCGACCGACGACGACGAGGCGACCGGCACGCTGACCGTCGAAGGTGACGGTGACGGCTCCGGCGACGGTGACGGCTCCGGCGACGGAGACGGCTCCGGCGACGGTGACGGCGAAAGTGACGGCGAAGGTGACGGTGACGGCTCCGGCGACGGAGACGGTAACGGCACCGACGAAGGCGAGACGGACAGCGAGACGCCCGGCTTCGGCGCGCTCGTTGCCCTCGTCGCGCTCATCGCCGCTGCGCTGCTCGCGACCCGCCGCAACGACTAA
- a CDS encoding helix-turn-helix domain-containing protein: MGSGIRAEVSLPTAPSPFDGVVDGATPVTEVSLCTPADDRERVVVEFIADADLSVPEGVEVVFDYGGRAAYRFETAVDADSPFAVLDRHETPVSEAVVRDDRLRITFHASDLPTLRSVLEAFREGSPDMEVKRLLQSTTTPTESDLVTVDRSELTERQREVLAAAHEAGYFDHPKGANAGEVAASLGIGRSTFTEHLAAAQRKLFGALLD, from the coding sequence ATGGGATCGGGAATTCGGGCGGAGGTCTCGCTGCCGACCGCGCCGTCCCCGTTCGACGGCGTCGTCGACGGAGCGACCCCGGTCACCGAGGTCTCGCTTTGCACGCCCGCGGACGACCGCGAGCGCGTCGTCGTGGAGTTCATCGCAGACGCCGACCTCTCGGTCCCCGAGGGCGTCGAGGTCGTCTTCGACTACGGCGGCCGCGCGGCGTACCGCTTCGAGACGGCGGTCGACGCCGACTCGCCGTTCGCGGTGCTCGACCGTCACGAGACGCCCGTCTCCGAGGCGGTGGTCCGCGACGACCGGTTGCGGATCACCTTCCACGCGAGCGACCTGCCGACGCTGCGGTCGGTGTTGGAGGCGTTCCGCGAGGGGAGCCCGGACATGGAGGTGAAGCGCCTGCTCCAGTCGACGACGACGCCCACGGAGTCGGACCTGGTCACCGTCGACCGGAGCGAACTGACGGAGCGCCAGCGCGAGGTGCTCGCGGCCGCCCACGAGGCGGGCTACTTCGACCACCCGAAGGGGGCCAACGCCGGGGAGGTGGCGGCGTCGCTGGGCATCGGCCGGTCGACGTTCACGGAGCACCTCGCGGCCGCCCAGCGGAAGCTGTTCGGGGCGCTGCTCGACTGA
- a CDS encoding helix-turn-helix domain-containing protein codes for MKRPPRTDDATTTTERDAALDATFEALADADCRAILAAAATPKTTSELADDCDIALSTAYRKVELLSETPLLAEGIRFDPDGDHAAEYVRDAETAAVELDDDGVALSVDDEGADPLTAALDAPGVSAD; via the coding sequence ATGAAACGCCCCCCGCGAACGGACGACGCCACGACGACGACCGAACGAGACGCGGCGCTCGACGCGACGTTCGAGGCGCTCGCGGACGCCGACTGTCGGGCGATCCTCGCGGCCGCGGCGACGCCGAAGACGACGAGCGAACTGGCCGACGACTGCGACATCGCGCTCTCGACCGCCTACCGGAAGGTCGAACTCCTGAGCGAGACGCCGCTGCTCGCGGAGGGGATCCGGTTCGACCCGGACGGTGACCACGCCGCCGAGTACGTCCGGGACGCCGAGACCGCCGCCGTCGAACTCGACGACGACGGCGTCGCGCTCAGCGTCGACGACGAGGGGGCCGACCCCCTGACCGCCGCGCTCGACGCCCCCGGCGTCTCGGCCGACTGA
- a CDS encoding PAS domain-containing sensor histidine kinase produces MSRSPEPETLIDLAQDKIAVIDESGRFRYLNAATRDLLGFEPDALVGTDAFDLIHPDDVDRVRAAFEALAADGTPPDSPLEYRYRTADGDWVWFRTRVFPPAETGLDGYALSSRDITLEVESRRRLETIASTSPDVLWMFNADWSELLFVNRAVESVFGIDPETLDRRPRLFLDAVHPDDRPAVERAMERLSAGESTRLDYRIGSPDGPTSWVRVPARPVREAGEVVAVTGFARDVTDEYRRERQLTVMDNLLRHTIRNDMNIVDGTAERIADRMDDAVAAASTEADEGAPASPDTDLAALAADLIDHAETIRGVADDLLTTAEKQRGVIDLLRQHEPPQPLRVPPLVESAVADAVGDPSDSPVAVSVSCPDDVRAFTHPELDYAIAELIENAVEHATVAPTVEIEVTAPADRVEIAVRDNAPPIPPAEREPITDRWKMDDLRHTGGMGLWLVYWIADRSGGDLTFDTGADGNEVTICVPDADCEPSFPAADRGLPAVSDFGPAAAEPDGGAATPAAGSGVVDSERTGSKSVASDAEADANSESDAGSESDANSESDANSKSDANSESDANSESDANSESAAGADEPSPESTDG; encoded by the coding sequence ATGTCTCGCTCGCCGGAGCCAGAGACCCTCATCGATCTCGCGCAGGACAAGATCGCGGTGATCGACGAGTCGGGTCGGTTCCGGTATCTCAACGCGGCCACGCGCGACCTGCTCGGGTTCGAACCGGACGCCCTCGTCGGCACGGACGCGTTCGACCTGATTCACCCGGACGACGTCGACCGCGTCCGCGCGGCGTTCGAGGCGCTCGCCGCCGACGGCACCCCTCCGGACTCCCCGCTGGAGTACCGCTACCGCACCGCCGACGGCGACTGGGTCTGGTTCCGCACCCGCGTCTTTCCGCCGGCGGAGACCGGCCTCGACGGCTACGCGCTGAGCTCCCGCGACATCACCCTCGAAGTCGAGTCCCGTCGGCGCTTAGAGACCATCGCGTCGACGTCGCCGGACGTGTTGTGGATGTTCAACGCCGACTGGAGCGAACTGCTGTTCGTCAACCGGGCGGTCGAGTCGGTGTTCGGGATCGACCCGGAGACGCTCGACCGACGGCCGCGGCTGTTCCTCGACGCCGTCCACCCCGACGACCGCCCGGCCGTCGAACGCGCGATGGAGCGGCTCTCCGCGGGGGAGTCGACGAGACTCGACTACCGGATCGGCTCTCCCGACGGGCCGACGAGCTGGGTCCGGGTGCCCGCGCGCCCGGTGCGGGAGGCCGGGGAGGTCGTCGCTGTCACCGGGTTCGCCCGCGACGTCACCGACGAGTACCGTCGGGAGCGACAGCTCACGGTGATGGACAACCTGCTCCGGCACACCATCCGCAACGACATGAACATCGTCGACGGCACCGCCGAGCGGATCGCCGACCGGATGGACGACGCCGTCGCCGCGGCGTCGACGGAGGCGGACGAGGGCGCTCCGGCGTCCCCGGACACCGACTTGGCCGCGCTCGCGGCCGACCTGATCGACCACGCGGAGACGATCCGCGGGGTCGCGGACGACCTGTTGACGACGGCCGAGAAGCAGCGCGGCGTGATCGACCTCCTCCGGCAACACGAGCCGCCGCAGCCGCTCCGCGTCCCGCCGCTCGTCGAGAGCGCGGTCGCGGACGCCGTGGGGGACCCGAGCGACTCCCCGGTGGCGGTGTCCGTCTCCTGTCCCGACGACGTGCGGGCGTTCACACACCCCGAACTCGACTACGCGATCGCCGAGCTGATCGAGAACGCGGTCGAACACGCGACGGTGGCGCCGACGGTCGAGATCGAGGTCACCGCGCCCGCCGACCGCGTCGAGATCGCGGTCCGGGACAACGCGCCGCCGATCCCGCCCGCGGAGCGGGAGCCCATCACCGACCGGTGGAAGATGGACGACCTCAGACACACCGGCGGGATGGGGCTGTGGCTCGTCTACTGGATCGCGGACCGGTCCGGCGGGGACCTGACGTTCGACACCGGCGCCGACGGCAACGAGGTGACGATCTGCGTTCCCGACGCCGACTGCGAACCGTCCTTCCCGGCGGCGGATCGGGGCCTGCCGGCGGTCTCCGACTTCGGGCCGGCGGCGGCCGAACCGGACGGCGGAGCGGCGACCCCGGCCGCCGGCTCCGGCGTCGTCGACTCCGAGCGGACCGGATCGAAGTCCGTCGCGTCCGACGCGGAAGCCGACGCGAACTCCGAATCCGACGCGGGCTCCGAATCCGACGCGAACTCCGAATCCGACGCGAACTCCAAATCCGACGCGAACTCCGAATCCGACGCGAACTCCGAATCCGACGCGAACTCCGAATCCGCCGCCGGCGCCGACGAACCGTCGCCGGAATCGACGGACGGCTGA